CTTCCTATGGCAATCAGAAGGTTCTTTCTCCATACACATAAAACAGCTAACCCCATGAACTATAGTATTAAGATACAAGTCCCTGACAACGCTCATCTGTGTCTTCAGATGCTTCCGATACTCTTTGAAAAAATAGTCGTAGTCGTTGTCTTGATAGAGTTTCTGCCGCAATTCCTTTGGGCTTCCTAATTCTTTCGTGTGCACATACATTATATTGAACCGACCGAGATACTCCTTGAGTTTATTTTTTGAAAACCCGGGTTTTCGGCTGGCCGGAACCTCTCTAACATCAATAAGAACGTTAACCCCAAATTGTTGGAGTCTTTCAACGAAGTCCTCAATTTTCCTCTTTTCGTATCCTATGGTAAATACCGATATCGGCTCCATGTTAGCCCCTCTCCTTATAAACCGTTTGAACGTGCCGCTTTCCCCAACCGTTCCTCCTTCAAGCCCTCCACCAGCTCTTCCATCC
This portion of the Thermodesulfobacteriota bacterium genome encodes:
- a CDS encoding DUF488 domain-containing protein — protein: MEPISVFTIGYEKRKIEDFVERLQQFGVNVLIDVREVPASRKPGFSKNKLKEYLGRFNIMYVHTKELGSPKELRQKLYQDNDYDYFFKEYRKHLKTQMSVVRDLYLNTIVHGVSCFMCMEKEPSDCHRKIVAEKIKEVDGNGLIIKHL